In Vanrija pseudolonga chromosome 4, complete sequence, a single window of DNA contains:
- the mcr1_1 gene encoding NADH-cytochrome b5 reductase 2: protein MIATRTALPALRAARTVAGRRFNSTAATPPPPTPEKKASNTPLIFGLAGVAGLAAFAYLNRSEAKAPAKPAVPALEKDTWIPVKVSKIDKYNHNTKVYRLDFQGDDAKDKVSGITVAGAIVVKTPEGEGEVLDKKGKPVIRPYTPLSPPDQRGSIDLLVKEYPTGNISKWFGTLTPGAEVHIKGPILKYEYKPNTFDKGLFVTGGSGVTPAYQFLTHALKDKSDKTKFTLLFANVNEEDILLRKEWDALAAANPDRLNVVYFLDNAPAGWSGEKGYVTADKITQYFPRGEGEKVQAFVCGPPGQYAAISGKKDGFKQGELGGALKDLGYTSEEVFKF from the exons ATGATCGCGACTCGCACTGCCCTCcctgccctccgcgccgcgcgcaccgtcgcc GGCCGCCGCTTCAActcgaccgcggcgactccccctccccccaccccggagaagaaggcctcGA ACACCCCCCTCATCTTCGGTCTTGCTGGTGTT gccggcctcgccgccttcgccTACCTCAACCGCAGCG AGGCCAAGGCTCCTGCTAAGCCCGCTGTCCCCGCCCTTGAGAA GGACACCTGGATCCCCGTCAAGGTCTCCAAGATCGACAAGTACAACCACAACACCAAGGTGTACCGCCTCGACTTccagggcgacgacgccaaggacaaggtctCGGGCATCACCGTGGCCGGCGCTATTGTCGTCAAGAcccccgagggcgagggcgaggtccttgacaagaagggcaagccTGTCATCCG cccCTACACCCCCCTCTCGCCCCCTGACCAGCGTGGCTCgatcgacctcctcgtcaaggagTACCCC acCGGCAACATCTCCAAGTGGTTCGGCACGCtcacccccggcgccgaggtccacATCAAGGGCCCCATCCTCAAGTACGAGTACAAGCCCAACACCTTTGACAAGGGTCTCTTCGTCactggcggctcgggtgtCACCCCCGCGTACCAGTTCCTCACCCACGCCCTGAAGGACAAGTCGGACAAGACCAAGTTCACTCTTCTCTTCGCCAACGtcaacgaggaggacattC TTCTCCGCAAGGAGTGGgacgccctcgctgccgccaacCCCGACCGCCTCAACGTCGTCTACTTCCTCGACAACGCCCCCGCGGGCTGGAGCGGCGAGAAGGGCTACGTCACCGCCGACAAGATCACCCAGTACTTCccccgcggcgagggcgagaaggtccAGGCGTTCGTCTGCGGCCCTCCCGGCCAGTACGCTGCCATCTCGGGCAAGAAGGACGGCTTCAAGCAgggtgagctcggcggtgccctcaaggacctcggctACACCTCGGAGGAGGTCTTCAAGTTCTAA
- the dad3 gene encoding DASH complex subunit dad3, with translation MSSAIESVNPYANNSQLSELESEVLWEYAKLGDKIRRITALAKDAAENPNEGLLADLRELEKSMKLVITLYRTSVWMIIQEQDLNNQQEWEAEESHERSEVPEHSVSRSFISDEGDSTVHY, from the exons atgtcgtcggcgatCGAGAGCGTCAACCCGTA CGCGAACAACTCGCAGCTGTCGGAACTCGAGTCCGAGGTGCTGTGGGAGTATGCAAAGCTCGGCGACAAGATCCGGCGG ATaaccgcgctcgccaaggacgcGGCCGAGAACCCCAACGAAGGCCTgctggccgacctgcgcgagctcgaaAAGTCGATGAAGCTGGTTATTACGCTC tACCGTACCTCCGTGTGGATGATCATCCAGGAGCAGGACCTCAATAACCAGCAGGAgtgggaggccgaggagtcGCATGAGCGTAGCGAGGTGCCAGAGCACAGCGTGAGCCGCAGCTTCAtcagcgacgagggcgactcGACTGTCCACTACTAG
- the yipf1 gene encoding Protein YIPF1, protein MSGGGYAVVDADDGDELQFKTFLGADSGLPTPSGGAGASSSAAVGSSSRADPSASSRTSAPYSPFNLAYYAVYFDVDTTMILKRVGLSLVPRGGFIADACEGQVDLYGPFWTLTTLILLLYTTSTLTSSLQQYMAGQPVVSNLPLLSTATTLVYIYGLALPAALWALTRWLGVGSWGPAEALGIYGYAMSVFIPVSLLCLIPVGIARWAFVGLGAASSGFFLVTNIYPVLAEGDNKLVRLLVIGVGVLHAALALAMKVLFYSYSVGNVNAGPDPTKDARGLFH, encoded by the exons ATGTCAGGAGGAGGCTACGCCGTAGTGGACGccgatgacggcgacgagctccagTTCAAGACCTTCCTCGGGGCCGACTCGGGCCTGCCGACACcctctggcggcgctggcgcctcgtcgtccgctgCCGTTggcagctcctcgcgcgccgacccATCAGCATCATCGCGCACGTCCGCCCCATACTCCCCCTTCAACCTCGCGTACTATGCCGTCTACTTTGACGTCGACACGACCATGATCCTCAAGCGTGTCGGGCTGAGCCTCGTCCCGCGCGGCGGGTTCATCGCTGATGCGTGTGAGGGGCAGGTGGATTTGTACg GCCCATTCTGGACCCTAACAaccctcatcctcctcctgtacacgacctcgacgctcACCTCAAGCCTGCAGCAGTACATGGCCGGCCAGCCCGTCGTGTCCAACCTGCCCCTGCTCAGCACGGCCACGACGCTCGTGTACATCTACGGCCTGGCCCTGCCTGCGGCACTGTGGGCGCTCACGCGCTGGCTCGGCGTAGGGAGCTGGGggccggccgaggcgctcggtATCTACGGGTACGCCATGAGCGTGTTCATCCCCGTGTCTTTGCTCTGCCTCATCcccgtcggcatcgcgcgcTGGGCTTTCGTcggtctcggcgccgcgagctcgggcttcTTCCT cgTCACCAACATCTaccccgtcctcgccgaAGGCGACAACAAGctcgtccgcctcctcgtcattGGCGTCGGAGTCCTCCacgccgctctcgccctcgccatgaAGGTCCTCTTCTACTCCTACTCCGTCGGCAACGTCAACGCCGGCCCAGACCCAACAAAAGACGCACGAGGCCTGTTCCACTAG
- the priA_9 gene encoding Protein priA, which produces MLFRSAATVAFGLLGLVASPVLAQNEDTGCICDGYGTNIKYDNGTVEQDEILKTRSENGLGWCIKDGVLLTSMQTEIRNGINTRVNNNWINGPWAIRFYGGIVNGVPNPNPNLNAIARTVINTISDLVALQHPDCTATYPADGNFLPVACEPLCSWTCAPGFEQCGDKACIDPATQACPSGFPVSKLRRSEPACPVGATVCPTSTGGWECLNTASNLEACGGCPGTEGSVDCSALPGVADVACRSSQCVASRCNRGFTLKAGVCVPSPKRFW; this is translated from the exons ATGCTGTTCCGCTCGGCTGCCACTGTTGCCTTcggtctcctcggcctcgtcgcctcgcccgtcctcgcccaGAACGAGGACACTGGCTGTATCTGTGACGGTTACGGCACCAACATCAAGTACGACAACGGCACTGTCGAGCAGGAT GAAATCCTCAAGACGCGTTCGGAGAACGGCCTCGGATGGTGCATCAAGGACGGTGTCCTCCTCACCTCGATGCAGACCGAGATCCGTAACGGCATCAACACTCGCGTCAACAACAACTGGATCAACGGCCCCTGGGCCATCCGCTTCTACGGCGGTATCGTCAACGGTGtccccaaccccaaccccaacctGAACGCCATCGCCCGTACCGTCATCAACACCATCTcggacctcgtcgccctccagCACCCCGACTGCACGGCCACGtaccccgccgacggcaactTCCTCCCCGTCGCCTGTGAGCCCCTGTGCTCGTGGACTTGCGCGCCCGGCTTCGAGCAGTGCGGCGACAAGGCATGCATCGACCCCGCGACCCAGGCCTGCCCCTCGGGCTTCCCCGTCTCCAAGCTCCGCCGCTCTGAGCCCGCTTgccccgtcggcgccaccgtctgccccacctccaccggcgGATGGGAGTGCCTCAACACTGCCTCCAACCTTGAGGCCTGCGGTGGCTGCCCCGGCACCGAGGGCTCGGTCGACTGCTCGGCCCTCCCCGGCGTCGCTGACGTCGCGTGCCGCTCCTCGCAGTGTGTTGCCTCGCGCTGCAACCGCGGCTTCACCCTCAAGGCCGGCGTCTGCGTTCCCAGCCCCAAGCGTTTCTGGTAG
- the ned1 gene encoding Nuclear elongation and deformation protein 1 yields MQYLSKAYNYYSGINPATLSGAIDVIVVRSVDETTGEETLACSPFHVRFGKLQVLRPGEKRVTLRLPNNLPAPHIAPFSMKVMETGEAFFVLETDEDVPEDLLTSPVVMAADAATPSVHAKDDEPEFTSKGSLTNEPFGSTEAVANHDGHDDGPELAEVEPLDLNEFEGKKAKGDDEGKKTNGDSLGAPTKHKRTGSNNPPVDQRPPNPLAAGPGETTDLPMRNSRLANIHSDEADVDLPRVSPGVHDGPNIVYGKDIVMDAEGFHNQPDDKAAGDKAADAELKKGSELEDTVKDKQVDILVTDLMAVSSGTDAAAVPPRKGSEGGEKRGRRDSETLPSSIAALSLDAPFSTFTRSRSPPAPVRRNMRAQTEPPEDSRPSSPTLPGDAADPSQMDLAWDWGRPPADEDSGDAETPMPKRSQSLSVESLSAQKPKAHIRCIVDDPKTFVLELDGRSHLFELSLCGVDGFAPDGHATPDEAEDFEDEQITFQKFMEDPALVDDPRLVVHYNDLFLTWKTGYHLLFALALYRRALKINDDKPTAPKAPVPSSGYFSRWWRRADAPALTAQPIERTQSAQAAFPDKAKDATKDAATKLSASPPEKGLVPPPNASLPASELPTRPVSPEAVSDEEPEKHYAKTLRLTSDQLKELNLKPGPNTVQFSVMSSYSGYAVVTARLFLWESTDQVVISDIDGTITKSDALGHLYAAIGRDWTHIGIAKLYTDITNNGYKMLYLTARAIGQAETTREYLKTITQGDYRMPEGPVIMSPDRLMASLHREVILRKPELFKMACLRDIQRLFGVHAKDAFFAGFGNRITDAMSYRSVGIETGKIYTIDSTGVIKTELLQTSHKGSYVGLNDLVNMVFPPVDKKAQPEFTDFNYWRDPIPQFEIPDLVPTPVSPALSAVSEASGGSRLSRLLGLRSRSPTAEITSRPTSPLMGPAVTADDLSETEEEHQWLSNGRASGRASPSSMPGSFEDGAAFPDEWFERDRKTSSPGHDDDEGDDDLSEAEDGEQADSFADDDAIFDDDILAAGEMARVPF; encoded by the exons ATGCAGTACCTATCAAAGGCGTACAACTATT acTCGGGCATCAACCCCGCCACCCTATCCGGCGCTATCGATGTGATCGTCGTTcgcagcgtcgacgag ACGACGGGCGAGGAGACGCTCGCATGCTCGCCCTTCCATGTGCGCTTTGGCAAGCTCCAGGTACTTCGTCCCGGAGAGAAGCGAGTCACTCTCCGGCTACCAAACAACCTGCCGGCCCCACACATCGCCCCGTTCAGCATGAAGGTCATGGAGACGGGCGAGGCGTTCTTTGtgctcgagacggacgaggacgtgccAGAAGACCTCTTGACTAGTCCTGTTGTCATGGCAGCGGAT gcggcgactCCCAGTGTCCATGCAAAGGACGACGAACCCGAGTTCACTTCAAAGGGCTCATTGACGAATGAGCCCTTTGGCTCCACCGAGGCAGTTGCCAACCACGACGGGCACGATGACGGCCCCGAACTTGCCGAGGTGGAGCCCCTCGATTTGAACGAGTTTGAaggcaagaaggccaagggcgatgacgagggcaagaagaccaacggcgacagcctcggcgcgccgacaaAGCACAAGCGGACCGGCTCCAACAACCCGCCTGTGGACCAGAGGCCACCTAACCCCCTCGCTGCTGGGCCTGGCGAGACGACCGACCTGCCTATGCGTAACAGCAGATTGGCAAACATTcacagcgacgaggccgatgtCGATCTCCCGAGGGTGTCACCTGGTGTCCATGACGGCCCGAATATCGTCTACGGCAAGGACATTGTCATGGACGCGGAGGGTTTCCACAACCAGCCTGACGACAAGGCCGCGGGTGACAAGGccgcggacgccgagctcaagaagggctcggagctcgaggacacggTCAAGGACAAGCAGGTTGATATTCTCGTCACCGACCTAATGGCCGTTTCGTCAGGtaccgacgcggcggccgtccCTCCGCGCAAGGGCTCTGAAGGCGGTGAGAAGCGTGGAAGGCGCGACTCTGAGACTCTCCCTTCGTCCATTGCTGCTCTGTCGCTTGATGCTCCGTTCAGCACGTTCACCAGGTCCCGATCGCCACCGGCCCCTGTTCGCCGTAATATGCGCGCTCAGACTGAGCCTCCCGAGGACAGccgcccgtcgtccccgACATTGCCGGGTGATGCTGCCGACCCCTCGCAGATGGACCTCGCCTGGGACTGGGGGCGCCCTCCTGCGGATGAGGATTCTGGAGACGCTGAAACGCCGATGCCCAAGCGCTCGCAGAGCCTGTCTGTCGAGTCGCTCAGCGCCCAGAAGCCCAAGGCGCACATCCGCTGTATCGTGGACGACCCCAAGACCTTTGTCTTGGAACTGGACGGCAGGTCGCACTTGTTCGAGCTGTCTCTGTGTGGTGTCGACGGCTTTGCGCCGGATGGTCATGCTACG CCggatgaggccgaggactTTGAGGACGAGCAGATTACGTTCCAGAAGTTCATGGAGGACCCCGCTCTCGTCGATGACCCCAGACTTGTTGTGCACTACAACGACCTGTTCTTGACGTGGAAGACGGGCTACCACCTGCTCTTTGCCCTCGCGCTGTACCGCCGCGCTCTCAAGATTAACGATGACAAGCCAACGGCTCCCAAGGCCCCTGTGCCGTCCTCGGGATACTTCTCGAGATGGTGGAGAAGAGCCGATGCGCCGGCTCTCACTGCCCAGCCTATCGAGAGAACCCAGTCGGCTCAGGCGGCCTTCCCagacaaggccaaggacgcgACCAAGGACGCGGCTACCAAGCTGTCCGCGAGCCCGCCCGAGAAGGGCCTTGTCCCGCCTCCCAACGCGTCACTGCCAGCATCCGAGTTGCCTACCAGGCCAGTGTCGCCAGAGGCAGTCTCAGACGAGGAGCCTGAGAAGCACTACGCCAAGACACTCCGTCTCACGTCGGaccagctcaaggagctcaatCTCAAGCCTGGCCCCAACACTGTCCAGTTCTCGGTCATGTCGTCGTACTCTGGCTACGCTGTCGTGACTGCTCGTTTGTTCCTGTGGGAGAGCACCGACCAGGTTGTCATTTCCGACATTGACGGGACCATTACCAAGTCGGACGCCTTGGGCCACTTGTACGCCGCCATTGGCCGCGACTGGACGCACATTGGCATTGCCAAGCTCTACACCGACATCACCAACAACGGGTACAAGATGCTGTACCTCACTGCCCGTGCCATTGGCCAGGCCGAGACGACGCGCGAGTACCTCAAGACGATTACGCAGGGCGACTACAGGATGCCCGAGGGCCCGGTTATCATGAGCCCTGATCGTCTCATGGCCAGTCTTCATCGCGAGGTCATTCTCCGCAAGCCCGAGCTGTTCAAGATGGCGTGTCTGCGTGATATCCAGAGGTTGTTTGGCGTGCACGCCAAGGACGCCTTCTTTGCCGGCTTTGGCAACCGTATCACCGACGCCATGAGCTACCGCTCGGTCGGCATCGAGACGGGCAAGATTTACACCATCGACTCGACTGGTGTCATCAAGACCGAGCTGCTGCAGACGTCGCACAAGGGCAGCTACGTCGGTCTTAACGACTTGGTCAACATGGTGTTCCCTCCGGTTGACAAGAAGGCACAGCCCGAGTTTACCGACTTCAACTACTGGCGTGACCCTATTCCGCAGTTTGAGATTCCGGACCTCGTGCCCACACCCGTGTCGCCGGCGCTGTCGGCTGTCTCTGAGGCCTCTGGCGGCTCGCGACTTTCGCGACTGCTCGGtctgcgctcgcgctcccccACGGCCGAGATCACCTCGAGACCCACGTCGCCGCTCATGGGCCCTGCTGTTACGGCGGACGACCTGAGTgagacggaggaggagcaccagTGGCTGAGCAACGGTCGGGCTAGCGGTCGTGCAAGCCCCTCTAGCATGCCTGGTAGCTTtgaggacggcgccgcgttCCCCGACGAGTGGTTTGAGCGCGACCGTAAGACCAGCTCGCCAGGAcacgatgatgacgagggcgacgatgACCTGTCCGAGGCggaggatggcgagcaggccgactcgtttgccgacgacgacgcgatctttgacgacgacattCTGGCTGCCGGTGAAATGGCGCGTGTGCCGTTCTAG